In the genome of Brassica napus cultivar Da-Ae unplaced genomic scaffold, Da-Ae ScsIHWf_1200;HRSCAF=1717, whole genome shotgun sequence, one region contains:
- the LOC106379083 gene encoding uncharacterized protein LOC106379083: MPPRQAHRGGHYLPIPISSSSDSSPPSTPAPLPTPSFEATPSGSSFETDPSEGSYDQTPEHIPLSPDPYFMDIEVDVVHDSPVHGDHPAAPASPAADIPPAPAAPILAAQPQPAATDPAMIALLELMAEMVNLQYQALNAQREAQRAQPAPVPTTSHPDFLKIVMIMKNMGTKHYQGGTDPFEADAWLHNLEQKFAATRCPEEFKKDVAVYYLEKDAISWWLCVERNFGDFNLSWADFRTAFIRKYFPSEARDRLETKFMELVQGGLSVRKYEAELTRLRKYVHYGREDEMMIIRKFLRGLDPYIRSRLEAVEFHRLADLVERAVNVEEAIAAERASSSNAAQPRRPSVPFQPQLHSAMQRGRGGRAFRGGRSGGSRPRTPTCFTCGQLGHVRRDCPTVGQFQPAVPSHITCFMCGERGHYATSCPRTHLAQPVVSSAQPARPVNPPLPLPPAKRQATAGRAYALELPGPSGPPQGPISGTLLVGGISAHILFDSGATHSFVAPEVASQFDGEFTKVNLSIPVLTPGDQVLETEGCILRVPIIIQDMVFPADLLVLPLERYEVILGMDWLSSYRAHLDCGRGKIVFERDTQPSLAYHGIVPSDGASLVSALRIENLLEKGEEVYLVTLVAGLVEDEKEQNMEEIPVVREYEDVFKALEGLPPSRSNPFSITLEPGSAAIAKAPYRMAPAELAELKQQLADLLDKGFIRPSSSPWGAPVLFVKKKDGSMRLCIDYRGINNVTIKDKYLLPRIDELLDQLQGASWFSKIDLASGYHQIPISEADIMKTAFRTRYGHFEFVVMPFGLTNAPAAFMRLMNEVFQDYLDEFVIIFIDDILIYSRSAEEHERHLRLVLERLRDQKLFANLSKCRFWKREVGFLGHRVSEEGVAVDPEKIAAIKEWPHPTSVTEIRSFLGLAGYYRKFVQEFASVSKPLTRLTGKGIAYEWSIETEKAFEKLKEALTTAPILALPKPNQPYTVYTDASHVGLGCVLMQDDKVIAYASRQLRKHEVNYPTHDLEMAAVVFALRIWRSYLYGEKIKVFTDQKSLKYLFTQPDLNLRQKR, encoded by the exons ATGCCACCGAGACAGGCACATCGGGGTGGACATTATCTACCGATACCTATTTCATCATCTTCAGACTCCTCGCCGCCATCTACTCCGGCACCACTTCCGACTCCTAGCTTTGAGGCTACACCTTCAGGCTCTAGCTTTGAGACTGACCCATCTGAAGGGTCATATGATCAGACACCGGAGCACATTCCTTTGTCTCCAGACCCATACTTTATGGACATCGAGGTGGATGTGGTACACGATAGTCCAGTGCATGGAGATCATCCCGCAGCTCCTGCATCTCCTGCCGCTGATATTCCACCGGCCCCTGCCGCACCTATTCTGGCAGCACAACCTCAACCAGCGGCAACCGATCCAGCTATGAtagcacttctggaactgatgGCTGAGATGGTGAATTTGCAATATCAAGCACTGAATGCACAGCGAGAAGCACAGCGTGCTCAGCCAGCTCCAGTACCTACTACTTCTCACCCGGACTTCCTGAAGATAGTCATGATTATGAAGAACATGGGGACGAAGCATTACCAGGGAGGCACTGATCCCTTTGAAGCTGATGCGTGGCTTCACAATCTCGAGCAGAAGTTTGCTGCAACCCGTTGTCCGGAAGAATTTAAAAAAGACGTGGCTGTTTACTATTTAGAGAAGGACGCCATCAGTTGGTGGTTATGCGTAGAGAGGAACTTTGGAGACTTCAATCTGAGTTGGGCTGACTTCCGTACAGCGTTCATTCGAAAGTACTTCCCATCGGAAGCCCGTGATCGATTGGAGACTAAATTCATGGAGCTAGTTCAGGGAGGATTATCTGTTAGGAAGTATGAGGCAGAGCTCACCCGTCTCAGGAAGTATGTCCACTATGGTCGAGAGGACGAGATGATGATTATCCGTAAGTTCCTTCGAGGACTTGACCCATATATCAGGAGCAGACTTGAGGCAGTAGAGTTTCATCGGCTTGCTGATCTTGTTGAGCGTGCTGTGAACGTTGAGGAGGCCATTGCTGCTGAGAGAGCTTCTTCTAGCAATGCCGCACAACCTAGACGTCCATCTGTTCCGTTCCAGCCTCAGCTGCATTCTGCTATGCAGCGAGGACGAGGAGGTAGAGCTTTTCGGGGAGGTCGTTCTGGTGGTTCTAGACCTAGAACCCCGACTTGTTTCACTTGTGGCCAGCTGGGCCATGTTAGGAGGGATTGTCCGACTGTGGGACAGTTCCAACCGGCTGTACCATCGCACATCACTTGTTTCATGTGTGGAGAGCGCGGACATTACGCGACATCATGTCCACGCACTCATCTTGCTCAGCCTGTTGTTTCGAGTGCTCAACCCGCCAGACCAGTTAACCCACCTTTACCCTTACCTCCTGCTAAGCGTCAAGCCACTGCTGGTAGGGCTTACGCTTTAGAGTTACCAGGACCATCCGGACCACCTCAGGGTCCAATTTCAG GGACTTTGCTTGTGGGTGGAATATCCGCCCACATCCTTTTCGATTCAGgagcaacacatagttttgtagCTCCCGAAGTAGCATCCCAATTCGATGGAGAATTCACTAAGGTGAATCTATCCATTCCCGTGCTAACTCccggagatcaagttcttgaaacTGAAGGCTGTATTCTAAGAGTTCCAATCATTATCCAAGATATGGTTTTTCCGGCTGATTTGTTAGTTCTCCCCTTAGAGAGGTACGAGGTTATCTTAGGGATGGATTGGCTGTCAAGTTACCGAGCTCACCTTGATTGTGGTCGAGGAAAGATTGTTTTCgagagagatacccaacccTCTTTAGCTTACCATGGCATAGTACCAAGTGATGGAGCGTCATTAGTGTCAGCATTGAGAATTGAAAACCTTTTGGAGAAGGGTGAAGAAGTATACTTAGTGACCTTAGTTGCTGGACTAGTAGAAGACGAGAAAGAGCAGAACATGGAAGAAATACCAGTAGTCAGAGAATATGAGGACGTGTTTAAGGCATTAGAGGGATTGCCGCCGTCTAGGAGTAACCCCTTTAGTATAACCTTAGAACCCGGATCAGCTGCAATAGCAAAGGCACCATACCGAATGGCACCAGCAGAACTCGCTGAGTTGAAGCAGCAGCTAGCTGATTTGTTAGATAAAGGTTTCATACGTCCTAGTTCATCACCATGGGGAGCACCCGTGCTatttgtaaagaagaaagacgGAAGCATGCGGTTATGTATTGATTATCGTGGAATCAATAACGTAACCATAAAAGACAAGTACCTACTCCCAAGAATTGATGAGCTATTAGACCAGTTACAAGGCGCAAGCTGGTTTTCAAAGATTGATTTAGCTTCAGGTTATCATCAGATTCCGATTTCCGAAGCCGATATCATGAAGACTGCCTTTAGAACCCGCTATGGACACTTTGAGTTCGTAGTAATGCCTTTTGGTCTTACCAATGCCCCGGCTGCATTTATGCGACTGATGAATGAAGTATTTCAGGATTACCTGGATGAGTTTGTTATCATATTCATTGACGACATCCTCATATATTCCCGAAGTGCAGAAGAACACGAAAGGCATCTACGACTAGTTTTGGAGCGTCTCCGAGATCAAAAGCTTTTTGCTAACCTTAGTAAATGTCGTTTCTGGAAAAGAGAAGTTGGCTTCTTAGGACATCGAGTGTCAGAAGAAGGAGTTGCCGTCGATCCAGAAAAGATAGCTGCTATTAAGGAATGGCCGCATCCGACTTCTGTTACCGAGATTCGAAGTTTTCTCGGATTGGCCGGCTATTACAGAAAGTTTGTCCAAGAATTTGCAAGCGTATCAAAGCCTTTGACTCGTCTTACCGGTAAAGGGATTGCTTATGAATGGAGTATAGAAACCGAGAAAGCATTCGAAAAGTTAAAAGAAGCTTTGACCACTGCACCTATCTTAGCATTGCCTAAGCCTAACCAACCATACACcgtgtatacggatgcatctCATGTTGGTTTAGGTTGTGTGCTGATGCAGGACGATAAGGTAATCGCCTATGCATCTAGGCAATTAAGAAAGCATGAAGTGAATTATCCGACACATGACCtagagatggctgcagtagtatttgccCTTCGGATTTGGCGATCGTACTTGTATGGTGAGAAGATCAAAGTGTTCACTGACCAAAAAAgccttaagtatcttttcactCAACCTGATTTGAACCTAAGGCAAAAACGATAG